The genomic DNA AGCTTTGTAATGAACTTAAAAATATAAATGAAGCAAAAATCACAGATATTTTATTTTATCTTTTTGATGAGTCAAGTAAGGCGAGGGAAAGTATTGTAAACTCGATTGCCGAAACAAAACGAAAAACTTTATATGATGGGAAAGATCATGATTTTACTGTGCCGCCGGATGATAGTTATTCAGAGCGTGTTGGTATTTCATATATTTCCTCAAATTCCAATGATATTTACGGATTAAGAAACAAATTGTTAGCTTTTTGTAAACTTAGAAAATATAAAAGCAAAGGCAGTGTCTGGATTGGATTCGGGAGTTTAGAAGATAGCAATAATATGATAGATGTTGTTGTTTTTAATGAACAGCCATGGAAATATAATAAGAAATTAGACGAGGCATCTAAAATATTATTGGGAAAAGGTCAGATTGTTATAACCGATAAAATTGGTAGGAATGAAAAATGCTTTTGTGGAAGCGGATTAAAATATAAGAAGTGTTGTGGATCGGTACTAAAAAAGAGTTCAAAATTTCTTTTCTAATTAAAGGGAATATAAACTAATTTAAAATTTATCAGCACATTGAGGTGAAAATATGATTAACCCAAAACAATCACCCCAACTCATCCCGCCTCACGGCGGTTACCGCGATCTCAAGTCTTACCAGATGGCTGAGATTGTTTTTGACTCTACGGTAAAATTCTGCGATCGTTTTATCGACAAGCGTTCCCGCACACATGATCAGATGGTGCAGGCGGCACGGAGCGGCAAGCAGAATATTGCAGAGGGAAGCATGGCGTCAGGTACTTCCAAAAAGACTGAGTTGAAACTTATTGGCGTGGCGCGGGCAAGCCAGGAAGAACTGCTGGTTGATTTTCAGGATTTTTTGCGGCAGAAAGGATTGCCGCTCTGGGGGAAAGAGCATTCTGGTGCCCAAGCCGTTAGAAAAATGGCTTGGGCGAAGAATAGGTCTTATATGACTTATAAGCCCTATATCGAGCAAAGCTCGTCGGAAGTTGCTGCAAACACTATTATCTGCCTTATTCACCAGACGAATTTTCTGCTTGACCAGCAGTTGAGGGCTTTAGAAAAAGGGTTTCTGGAAGAGGGCGGATTCACGGAAAGGCTTTATCGAGTGCGGACAGACTGCCGCGGGAAAAGGAAATAGGACTAAAAAAAATAGGTCTTATAAGACCTATAGGACTTATAATGTTTCAGGAAGAAGACTTTTTACAACTATCAGTGCTTCCAGAACAAAAAGAAAACAAAAGTAAAATTTGAAATTTATTGTGTAATGATTTATACTTGCAAATAACAATGGTTAAAATTCTGACTGAAGAAACAATAAATAAAATTGCCGCGGGGGAGGTTGTGGAACGGCCGGCGTCGATAGTAAAAGAGCTTGTGGAAAATTCCATTGATGCGGGCGCGAAAAATATTTCGGTTGAAATATCAGGCGGCGGCCATAACCTGATCCAGGTGGCGGATGACGGCCGCGGGATGTCGTATGACGACGCCGTGCTTGCGTTTGAGCGGCACGCGACAAGCAAAATAAGTTCATTTGATGATGTATCCCGTCTGAAGACGCTCGGTTTTCGCGGGGAGGCGCTGGCGAGCATAGCGGCGGTTTCAGAGGTAAAGCTTTTTTCGAAGGAAAGAGGGGCGTTGTCCGGGATTTATATTTTAATGGACAACGGGAAAATTATTGAGAAAAAAACTGCAGGGACGAGCGAGGGAACAAGAATAGAAGTCTCAAAACTTTTCTGGGAATTGCCGGCAAGAAGGAAATTTTTGAAATCGCAGAGCACTGAAATGTATCACATAAACCAGTTAATGACTGGTTTTGCACTTGCTTATCCCGGCATACATTTTTCATTAAATAATCAAAACAAGGAAACTTATGTGTGGCCGGGACAGGGGACACTTGAAAACAGGATATACCAGGTATTTGGCAAGGAAATATTTGATAAAATTTTGCCGGTAAAATTTTCAGATGAAACGGTAAAAATTTCAGGTTTTATTTCAAATCCCCCGGTTAATTATTCGAACAGGAACCAGCAGTATTTTCTGGTAAACGGAAGAATTATAAAAAACCGCGTGCTTGACCATGCCGTACAGAGCGCCTGCAAAACACTGGTACCCGAAACCAGGTACCCGTTTTTAGTTATTTCTATACAGATTAACGGAGAACTGGTAGACGTGAACGTGCATCCCACAAAAAAGGAAGTCAGGTTTTTGGAGGAAAATAGGATACATGAAATACTGGAAAATATTATAAAGGAGGCATTGTTTTCTGGTAAAGACAAAACGCTGGGTGTTGCTGCGGCGGATGTTAAAAAATATCCCGGACCCGCGTATTACCAGCAAAGCGCAGACAAAAACGGCAATAAAATTTCCGAGTCTTTAAATGCCCCGCAATATGGAACTAAAGATGTCTTGTTACATTTTGAAGAAGAAAAGCAAATTTCGTTAAAAATAAAAGGACAGATAAAAAACACCTATATTCTGCTTGAGAATAATGAGGGCCTTTTGATCGTTGACCAGCACGCGCTCGAAGAGAGAATACTCTACGAGAAGATAAAAGAAGATTTATTGAAAAAATCCCTTGAAAAGCAGAGCCTGCTTTTCCCGATAGCACTGGAGATTTCGCCGCAGGAAGTTTCCCGCCTCGAAAATATTATTCCGGAATTTTCAAAAACGGGATTTGACATCGGATTTATCGGTAAAACGAGCCTGGTTGTCCGTGAAGTTCCGGCTCTCGCGAAAAGGCTTAATATTGATTCTTTTGTCCATGATGTCCTGACTGAATTGCCGTTTGATGAAAAATCAAAAGAAAAAAAAGAAGAATTGTTTGACGCTTTGATTAAAATGCTTGCCTGCCGCTCGGCGATAAAGGCGGGGGATTTCCTGGAAATGGAAGAAATGAAAAAACTGGTTTATGAACTTGCCAAAAATGATTTTATCACCTGTCCGCATGGAAGGCCTATATTCATAAAAATCACAGCTTCGGAATTGGGAAAAAAATTCAAGAGAAAATAAATAACAAAAGTAATTTTCATATGGCCTCGCTTCTCCATATCTCAAGCCCCTTGTGCGTTGCCTTAAACCCGGATTCTTTTAACACTCCGACATATTCCGATTTTTCGGCGGGCCCCTCATTGATTTTTTCTATGATAATTCTTTTTAAAGGATTAAAATCGCGGGTAAGAAGTACCTTGAAAATTGAAAAATATTCACGGACGCGCGGGTTGTCCGACCCGGTGTAAAATATTAATTCCCTGCCGTTTCGTTTTACAATTAAAACCGGTTTTGGACCGTGGTATACAAGATAATTGGAAGAGATACGTGATGGCAATTTTTGCAGGGGCAGGTTCGCCCCTGCGAATTTTATTCCGCATAATGACGCCGGGTCGCAGGCGTTAATCCAGTAGATATAATCTTCGGGTAGGGGCGAATGATTATTCGCCCCTGCATTTATCAATCGAAATGCCTCATAGGAAATAAACTGCAACCCTGAAATGCCCTCGAAAAAATAGCCCGATAAAATCTCACCCGAAAGTTCCATAAGTCGAAGCGTCCTGAAAATATTTCTCCACTGGAGGAGTGTAACTTCATTTTCAACAAGTTCCCGGAAAAGGATCCCGTAACGTTTAAAAAGCTGGCGGATACGGTCTTTTGTTAATTCTGTTTGTTCAATAATATCTTTTTCATCCGTCCCCGGGTAAATATAATACCAGTTTCCCATGATGGGTCTTGTCGCCTCCCATCGTTTTAACCCGGACCGCCGATGGATCGACGTGCTTTTGTCAGGTTCAACAGGCGTAAAGTTGTTCAGGATACCTTTCCTCAGGGTTTGGTATGAATCGTTTGTGATCTTCCCGCGCCATGCCAGTTCCCATAATTTTTCCGTCAATGCCTTCGAACCCATTTTTGACGATTTGGAAATATCGTAAAAGTTGTATTTTCCGTTTTTGGACGGCAGAATTTCAGAGTTAGTGTCTTTGTTGCCGCGCGAAAAAAGCTCCGTGTCCTCAGTAAAACAAAACGATGTTTTCTTTTTCCCGCAGCCAAACCATATAAGCCCGCTTGACTGTATCAATGTGTCAAGCCATGAAGAATAGTATGGTTTCACCCGGCAGGGAAAGATGAATTCCTCCCACCCTGCCGCGGGAGCTGGATAACCAAACAACTGGTCAAGGCATTCTTTCAGGTTTTCCATTGATTTTCCATGCACCGCGATATTCTGGAATGCCGCGAGAAACAGCGGCAGTTTTTCAAGCGGCATGGCGTTAAATTGGGGTTGTCTTTGCTTACGGGCCATCCGGAGAAGGATTTCAAGGTTTTCGCTGTTGCATATTTCAATGCCGGGGGCATTTTCGCTGATTGTGTCCATGACAACCAGATTTTCTTCCTCGAGTTGTTCCAAAAGGACTTCATCCGCTATACCTAAGATATCCGTTATTTCGGATTTTTTTATGGGGCCGTAATACATAAGCCATTGATTTAAAAAATCAAAAAGAGACGTATCATCTTTTTTGGCTTCAAAACACGCGGTTATTCTGTCTTTAAGTTCCAGTGCATGGATAAAATTTGTTTTACTGCCCGGCAGTGTCACCCATGTTATTTTCTTTGAAAGCCCGTCCATAACTTCTTTTCCGGCAAGGTCGTTGTCTCTTTCGCATGCCGATAATAAATCCTTCCATTCATTTTCGGGGATGAGGAGTCTTTCCTTGACCCAGTCGAGGATGTCCTGGATCGAAGATGGAGCGTAACCTTCGGCTGTGCGTTTTAATTTTTTATCAAGAACATCGATTAACTCTTTTGGTATCTTCGGGCGAAGGTGCGTGGAAAACACAATCTCCTTTATCAAGTCCTGTTTTAATCCTGACCGCTTCATGCTTTCCGGCGTGTCGTCCGCGTACATATACTTATTTGTCTGTTTCCAGATTAACCCGTCCGCGAAGGGAGAGGGTGAGTTTGTGATTATTTCGCTTAACCTGGTTTTTCCGTCATGGATTTCGTCAAGAAGCATAACGAGGTCTTTAAGG from bacterium includes the following:
- the mutL gene encoding DNA mismatch repair endonuclease MutL; protein product: MVKILTEETINKIAAGEVVERPASIVKELVENSIDAGAKNISVEISGGGHNLIQVADDGRGMSYDDAVLAFERHATSKISSFDDVSRLKTLGFRGEALASIAAVSEVKLFSKERGALSGIYILMDNGKIIEKKTAGTSEGTRIEVSKLFWELPARRKFLKSQSTEMYHINQLMTGFALAYPGIHFSLNNQNKETYVWPGQGTLENRIYQVFGKEIFDKILPVKFSDETVKISGFISNPPVNYSNRNQQYFLVNGRIIKNRVLDHAVQSACKTLVPETRYPFLVISIQINGELVDVNVHPTKKEVRFLEENRIHEILENIIKEALFSGKDKTLGVAAADVKKYPGPAYYQQSADKNGNKISESLNAPQYGTKDVLLHFEEEKQISLKIKGQIKNTYILLENNEGLLIVDQHALEERILYEKIKEDLLKKSLEKQSLLFPIALEISPQEVSRLENIIPEFSKTGFDIGFIGKTSLVVREVPALAKRLNIDSFVHDVLTELPFDEKSKEKKEELFDALIKMLACRSAIKAGDFLEMEEMKKLVYELAKNDFITCPHGRPIFIKITASELGKKFKRK
- a CDS encoding SEC-C metal-binding domain-containing protein yields the protein MDRKLWKAPNTSLNVMDNSFGQLIERNYFPFKLGLKISDKGDAIKKRWRNEKFDQLCNELKNINEAKITDILFYLFDESSKARESIVNSIAETKRKTLYDGKDHDFTVPPDDSYSERVGISYISSNSNDIYGLRNKLLAFCKLRKYKSKGSVWIGFGSLEDSNNMIDVVVFNEQPWKYNKKLDEASKILLGKGQIVITDKIGRNEKCFCGSGLKYKKCCGSVLKKSSKFLF
- a CDS encoding four helix bundle suffix domain-containing protein, giving the protein MINPKQSPQLIPPHGGYRDLKSYQMAEIVFDSTVKFCDRFIDKRSRTHDQMVQAARSGKQNIAEGSMASGTSKKTELKLIGVARASQEELLVDFQDFLRQKGLPLWGKEHSGAQAVRKMAWAKNRSYMTYKPYIEQSSSEVAANTIICLIHQTNFLLDQQLRALEKGFLEEGGFTERLYRVRTDCRGKRK